A segment of the Corylus avellana chromosome ca2, CavTom2PMs-1.0 genome:
GAACTTTTTTTGATAACTTCCTTTTTCTGGTTTTTCATAAACTTTTCTTCTACCAAATTTGTAAAATAGTAAAGAAGAGCCATCATAAGaaaagtacaaaattatgatttagggattggaaaagaaaagaaaaacgtaTGATGCTTGGTTAgtgttaaaaaaatgaaagaatatacagatacaaatttaaaaataaaagaataatggtAAGGAAAAAGCGTGAAATGCTAAAGTCATGAATCATGATGATAACAACAACTATGGTGAAGATTTAGATTTACTACGTACAAGTACTTGCATACTTACTATTCGAATTCTTGCCGTTGCAGATTGAGCTTCAGATCCTCTTGAGCAGTCGGAAGAAACGGGGGAAGTCTTTTGATACTCAACCTTGCTGGAGTTTTGGCCAAAAGGTGGGTTAGATTTATAGAtaggtttgattttttgaagcgcctttttgttttttttttttttaataggagtTGAGATTTCTGACTGCCTCAAGCGTCAGAgacctctttattttattttattttcttttttcttttcaaaaaaaattgtttttttaaattgaagaagagaagtattaaaggaaaattcaaatttgaaatattagcattaaatttgagatattagcactaaatttaggatgataaaatctattttaagtgataccatccctaaaggaTTAACCTTCTACtcctaggttttagttttaaatccaaaaataaattttgaggcattagaaactaaatattaactcataaaaatttaaccaaaataataataataataataacaacaaaatctAGCATgactaggaagagagagatttttctacaattttttttttttttttttttaataaaaccacATCAGATTTTGACAGACACTTGTCTGACTCTTGGCAGCCTGATAGCAGAATTCTTTTAATAGTAATAGCAAGAAGGGAAAAGTTCAGACAAACTACTACCCACAATGTCTTTTTACACTTCTAATTAGGACAATGTCcttgccaaaaaaattgataatgtccttcaagacaagacaagacaagaccaaaaaaaaaaaggaaaagacaaaaatgactgTAGATTTTTTCAATAACACAAAAATACTctaataaattagaaaaaaaaatttaagaaaaaataaataaatttccacacactaattttttactttttttaaaaaaaaaaaaaaattattaagggtattttcatcactgggggacattgacaattttttataatttggggACGTTGtcccaattaaaagtttagaaagACATTATGAGTTGGACAAGAACGGAACTAGGTACAACAATGGGGGACAAATGTCCCCccaaagtttttgaaattttcattaaaataggtatattttatatatttgctccttaaatttagaaatttgtccccaaattaatttttttactccCTTGTGTTTATCTGCAGCAagactctctctttctcttaaaCTTTTTCTCTCACACCATACTCGAAGACTTTCTcagttctctttctctcaaactCTCTTAGACAAGATAAGTCTTACTGGTGGGCCGTGATTTGTTGTGTCCTGTCACCTATGTCTAGCTCATCTGAAAAGTGAAAAGTCTTGTTGATCTCATTCTCAACAAAGAGCTGTGCGCATGCTGTTCATCTCATCTCATTTTGATTTCTTGAAGGAAGCCTTAAAGGTTCTTTCAATCATTTGTTTTGTAGCTTAGTTGCATtgcattgttatatatatattcattaaaagGTACACTTGCAAATTGCAAGTTGCAATCTTGCAGAATGCAGAGATTCCTTGCTACTAGCCTACTTCCTATGTGGACCACGTGGGACAGAACTTAAAGTGGCCAAGTGGGTCAGTGGGTATGTTAGTGGGTTGgtgaattagaaaaataaaaaattaaatattagcTTTGTGAGTGTGGGCTGTATCATACTATCACGCTTGGCTTAGTTCCTAAATATTCATCTAATTTGAGATTtgatcataattcatattaaaattaatatttgatgaCTTATCTTTATTATTGTAAATTTGCAGCATTGTTTTGAAGTAGTATTGTTGTTGGGAACAGATTTGCAGCGGGAACAATATTGATAGTATTGTTGTCAGGAGCTTCAAGATATTTTGTTAGGAGAAACAATTCACACTCGAACATACCATTTTTCTTAAATCCTATagattgtgcttagtttatattgctaataatttatgtttttgtgtttttgaaatgcataagattaagattttgaataagtatttaatgtattttgatctagaaaaattatacaagttttgtttttagctttcattgttgttaattaacttaaatatttgatgggtttggattcattaattcatttggcATTCTTTTACTTGTTAGTGGTAATAACaactataataaaattttaacaaaaatagcTTGtaatttactatgaaattatatcttactatatgtatctatgtattCGGTAGGTGCTATTATGGCCACGCTCAGGTAGAATAGCAACAATTAGTTTCTCCGGCCTACcctttgaattagaaaaataaaaataaaaatccgtCCTCCCACACTCAAAATCCTAGTTCCACCTCTGGAGTTGGGTGATAATTTGAGGATAGTACGTAGACTTTACTCTAACAAAAATCAactaatttgatatatatatatatatatatatatataagaaaaaaaaaaaaaaaagtaaaagacaaAGCGTTGTGAAACACGCCAAATTATGTCAATTGCAATCCATTATTGTTTCATTGTCACCAGGCAAAATAActattgaaaaaaatacaaatttttactttagttacttatttttttatatacacttcaacaaattctctattttactatctattttctttaatattattttgtgcgGAGGAGAGTgtcaaaaaaaaaggaggagatagagagtaaaaggaagaaagagagataaaaataataataaacaaaaattttaatgtgaCTAGTGAATAGGCTAATCAATCTATCGactattatttgtatttttttcttttcaacagAATAATTATTTTGCAGTTTTTCCTTTAAGTATAGAGAATAACTATTCTctacaaaataattattttgctGTAGAGGAAAAAAAGCTAATAACAATCAAATCTAACTATTACCAAGGATTTGTGAAAAAGATCActgcattatttattattttttggaggGGGTAGTTCactgctttatttttttatttttgttctggGGAGTTCACTGCATTATTGTTAGTGGGGTTAAGACACCTTTTTAAAGTCATTTTCTTAAAAGCAAATGGACAAAACACTGTTCACTACATTATTGTTAGTGGGGTAAAAATACTTTCTAAAGTCGAGTGATTATGTCATAAGAAAATGACTTTAGAAAAATATCTTTAACCCGAGTCGTGCTATGTGGCTGCCTTAATTCGTCggccaaaaattaaaaaaataataataaaaaaaattgttattttgttttttttttttgttagttaaatttctatgagTTAGTATTTATGTTCTAAtacttcaaaatttgtttttagattcaaaactaaaacttatgGGTGTGAGATTAACCCTTTAGGAATGATATCACTTaaaagggattcgatcatcctaaatttggtgctaatgcctcaaTTTTAGTGCTACTGCTtaaaatttggtgctaatatttcaaatttaaattcccCTTATAAcatctttcttctttaattaaatttaaaaaaaaaaaaaaaaaaaaaagtaaaagacaaAGCGTTGTGAAACACGCCAAACTATGTCAATTGCAATCCATTATTGTTTCATTGTCTCCAGGCAAAATAACtattgaaaaaatacaaatttttactttagttacttatttttttatacacacTTCAACAGATTTTCTATTCTactatctattttctttaaatattattttgtatgaaagagagtgaaagaaaaatgaggagagagagagagtaaaaggaagaaagggagataaaaataataataaacaaagtttttaATGTGAATAGTAAATAGGCTAATCAATCTATCGactattatttgtattttttcctcttcaacagaataattattttgcaattttttcttttagtataAATAGTGAATAGACTATTCTATGCAAAATAACTATTTTACTGTAGAGAAAAAAAAgctaataataatcaaatctaACTTTTACCAAGGATTTGTGAAAAAGAccactgcatttttttttttttttttttccactgttttattttttatttatttttgttttgggggAGCTCACTGCATTATTGTTAGTGGGGTTAAGGCACCTTTTTAAAGTCCTTTTCTTAAAAGCAAATGGACGAAACACTGTTCACTACATTATTGTTAGTGGGGTAAAAATACTTTCTAAAGTCTTGTGCTTATGTCATAAGAAAACGACTTTAGAAAAATATCTTTACCCCGAGTCGTGCTATGCCagccaaaaattaaaaaataataataaaaaaaatttgtaattttgttattattgttatttttttttgttagctaaaTTTTTATGGGTTAATATTTAggttctaatgcctcaaaacttatttttagatttaaaactaaaatctagggGTAGacggttaaccctttagggatagTATCACCTaaaagggattcgatcatcctaaatttggtgctaatgcctcaaTTTTGGTACTACTACTtaaaatttggtgctaatacttcaaatttgaattcccCTTATaacatctttcttcttcaattaaaattaaaaaaaaaattaaaaaaaaaaaatgtaaaagacaAAGCGTTGTGAAACACGCCAAACTATGTCAATTGCAATCCATTATTGTTTCATTGTCTCCAGGCAAAATAACtattgaaaaaatacaaatttttactttagttacttatttttttatacacaatttaacagattttttattctactatttattttctttaaatattattttgtgtggaagagagtgtgaaagaaaaatgaggagagagagagtaaaaggaagaaagggagacataaataataataaacaaagtttttaATGTGAATAGTAAATAGGCTAATCAATCTATCGACtattatttgcattttttttctcttcaacagaataattattttgcaattttttcttttagtataaatagtaaatagactattttctgcaaaataactattttgctgtagagaaaaaaaaagctaataatAGTCAAATCTAACTATTATCAAGGATTTGTGGAAAAAGGCCactgcattattattatttttttttgggcgggGGTGGGGGGTTAGTTCActgctttatttttatgtttttttttttttttttgggggagctCGCTGCATTATTGTTAGTGGGGTTAAGGCACCTTTTTAAAGTCATTTTCTTAAAAGCAAATGGACAAAACACCGTTCACTACATTATTGTTAGTGGGGTAAAAATACTTTCTAAAGTCGTGTGCTTATGTCATAAGATAACAACtctagaaaaatatatttacccCGAGTCGTGCTATGCGGCTGCCTTAATAGCGtcggccaaaaataaaaaaataattaaaaaaaaattgttattttgttattttttttgttttgttaactAAATTTCTATAAGTTAATATTTAggttctaatgcctcaaaacttgtttttagattcaaaactaaaacctgagggtggaaggttaaccctttagagatggtatcacctaaaagggattcgatcatcctaaatttggtgctaatgcctcaaTTTTGGTGCTACTGCTTAAAATTTGGtactaatacttcaaatttggattcccCTTATAACATCTTTCTtcctcaattaaaaaaaaaaaaaaaaaaagaggaaaaatggcTAACGCTtggctgacaattttgacaGCCGGAAATCTCTACTCCTTTACCCCCCTAACAATAATGCGAATCCGGCTAGTttgttaaaacttttttttttttttatagaaatttttttcatattagtttaaaaataaatttctccaacccactCGACTGTTAAGTGTCTTCTAACATGTGAGATAGGCATATTTTCTTTAACATCATTTACACTTCTTTATTGCCCTCTTACTAATTTGGGAACCCAAATATTCATTTTTGAAGAACTCAAACAAACTTGACATTTATTAAAgtggttgaagaaaatttcttccCAAGTggtttagaaaaaaattgtgtctttttttttgaaagccCACATActtcttcaaactaccactcaattaataatgttccttaaattttaaattgagacAATGTCctcttccaaactaccaaaaattgtcaatatcctTGGAATGACGaaaatactattaaaataaaaaataaaataaaaaacaaattcaaaataaaaactaaaactaaatttaaaaaaataaaaataaaaaactaaggtgttaaaattaaaaattaaattaaaaaatcattttttttcttcaagaaaaaaattattattattttttgactttattagaatatttttgttttattgaaaaatatttatggtcatttttgtctttttgttgcccttaagagggacattgtcaatgtttttgatagtttaagggaGACATTGTCGCAAATGAAAGCTTAAAaatacattgtcaattggatagcagtttgagaaaaatatgcaaatttttcctcttttttttttctacccaaaagttaaaatattaataaataatttccTACATAACACATTTACATCtagtgattttttaaaatatgagattctcagaTTTTAAAATCTGACCTCTCCATTACATCTAACAGTCCAAACAAATATAGATGTTTGTTTGTTACCGAAGTAATAATTTCAACATGTCAAACTCACTTGCCTTGGTAACACACAAACCTCTACATTTATTTAGACTGTCGTTAGATATAATGAAtgactcaaattttaaaaaataagaatatcatattttagaaaatacgAAGATCGGAATCGCTTTGTTGAAATAtataggctttgataccattttgaaatataaaaatactaaaatattaaagagaaagaaaaagagagcgGAAACGAAGAGACACGTGTGGACTACATCTTGTAGAGTAATGATGCaaagcacgcggcgtgcgtggcacgcccacgcacgccagtgcaaaaattttttttttttttttaaaaaaaaataataaaaaaataataaaataataaaaaaaaaaaattttgtgcctggcgtgcatcactgttgatgcacgccaggcgtgcttTCCATCATTACTCCATCTTGTATATTCAGTgtatcaaaaaatattacataactctctatttataaagagacAATGAATAATGATCAAGAAACCTTAAAGTAGACCTAGACTAATTAAGAGAATAAACcttacaaggaaatataataatggataataaaaatattctaacataaagaaaaataacttattaaggaaaatattaataaacctaatttagaaaatataaaatattccaacatcaccctcaaactcaaggtctaagctgagtttggaaaagagaagaaattaaagGCATCCAAAATTGATGGTTGGATCAAGGTAATGTCAGGGAGACAGGCTGAAAATGACGGCCGGAGAAATACCAGAGGACGGAGACAAGCTACTAAAAGAATCCAGCGAAGGGCCAAGCCACAACTGATAATGAGGCCGGAGAAAAGaaactagccgttaaaaatCCTGTGAAGGTCCAAACCACATGATGCCAAGATTCGTCgacaaaaaagatgaaaaaaggctgaaagtgacggccggaGAAATACAGGAGAATGGAGACAAGCTGCTAAATGAATCCGGTGAAGGGTCAAGCCGCAACTAACAATAAAGCCGGAGAACGAAAACTAGCTGCTAAAAATCCTGTGAAAGGCCAAATCacattgtgccaagattcgccaatgAATAAAACCGTGAATCACAACAAAATTGGAAGATCGTCATaagagaatgctagaaaacaccatagaaacatcataagacttttattgaaagccacagaaACAGACACGTGGCTCTGACACCGTTAAAATATATAGGTTCTGcaaattttttctttacaattatctttctattatctttttctacacgcttaaaaatacttttacatcatgttaaaatattatttcacccaaaccaaaacaaaaaatcgcCTAAAATGAGTTATCAAACACCACTATAGTGTCGTGAAGAAACAGCAAAAGAGAAAACGTGTGAAGGCGTGATGAACCGTGCCCATACGTGAAGATTTAGGGCTTAGGGCAGACGAAGGAGCCATCGAGGAACCAATCGCGGTTGAGACGAAAACCGTTGAGAATCTATTCAGATCTCTCAGTCCCAGCGTCTGTCATCATCAATGCCAAGATACCGTGGTGTGCGGCGTGTGAAGTTCTGAAGCCCCTCCTCCATCAGAAAATGAAGGTACCAATTTTGtttgtaaattttaaatttttatcagcTGTTAGATGTTGTTTTATTGGGTTCCCAAATCATGTGATGGGTCTAGTggcttatttttttcactttaattATTCCCTGATGTATAAATCTGAGTGGATTTCTATCATGTTTTATTACAGAAAGTGATATTGAAGGTGTTGTTGACTGATGACAGATCGAAGCAAAAGGCCATGAAGTCAGTCTCTGGTCTTAAAGGTATAGGGATTTTATCCGATTGTAATTCTACTACAACCCCTTTGGTAGTCTCTGGTATTATGCTTCATGTAATCATGTCGATTGGGATCAAAAGTTGAAGGAAAATCTGTCTCAATTGTCAAATCTGATTAGGCGACTTAGtttatttgatttctttcttgaattttcattgATTTATAGAAAAAAACTGCCAGATCTTAAAGCATGAAGATTTGACTGACTAATTTGGCTGGTTCTTTAACGTAATATTTTAGGGGTGGAATCGATCTCCATGGACATGAAGGAACAGAAAATGACCGTGATCGGGGATATCGATCCGGTTGATGTAGTCAACAAGTTGAGGAAGATCAGCTCCACGGAAATATTATCTGTTGAAACAGCAAAAGAGGTGAAGAACTATGAGCGTAAGAAAGAAGAGcctaagaaagaagaaaaaaaatgtgaaatggCACCACCTATGGTGCATTATCAAGCTTATAGCACTTTCCAGCGGTTCCAGCCCAAGGATGATGACGTGGCTAAGCTCGAGAATGCCTACCAGGCCTATAATCCttacaataaaagaaaaaataattgaaatctttttttttttactgttcttCAAGAAGAGAAACATATGTACATGCAtattaatgttttatgttgtttggAATGGTTTGTTTTGAAGGATGCTTTGTCCCATTTACTCATTTCCAATGTTTCTTAGgtcatgtttgaaattgtatttgaatggtttaaaaatgtttttaatactcaaaaaactagtttgaagaaaaaagtatttgtttgataaaaaaaattaaaagcgtttttaagggttaaaaaaacttaaaaattgtcaaaacgcacttttgacaaaagcttaaaaataaagtttttgcccaaaagctctttttgacttaaaagctctatttctcaaacgtaattaCAAACAGACTTTAAAAATACTTTGCcccctttttattatttttcctctccaatacttgaaaaaaaaattttaaaaattaaaaaaaaaaaaaaaaaaaaactcggaGAACGATAACTAATTAGCTAGCAAGCTCAGCTAGAGCCCATAACTTtcaaatggtatatatattttatgcaattttCTTCCTTTAACTCTACTTCGctaattttgaaatgaaaagatAATTTATGACCTCTTCTACACTTCTTCAAGCTTCAAAAGAACAAGACCCGGTTGACAGAAGAAGGCTATGGTCTATCTTCCATTCATCAATAAGGCTTgcattttgttattttcaaaatgatttttaggcCTTCAATGTCAAATTGTGGTAAAGGTCTTAGAGGAACCCTGAATATTTAGTTGATGTAGACTATAGCATATCAAATCCAACAAATGTTGCAGCAGCAAGGAACAGAGGCAGAAATCAGTTGAGACTAGCTAGCTCCATTGTCTGCCTCGTCTTCTCCTGGAATCACTTATTCCATAACATTTTTACAATGCGAGTACAACCGGCAATTTTTGATACAACCTACAAATCTAACataaactcaatacaaaattagcaggTTAAAGGTGTATGGTCTAACCCTTATTAGTTAAATAGATCGAGTTAgaattaacttatatagtcttgTATCAATGACCTGACACGACTCGAACCTAACATGAGACATTTAGGGCTGATAAATTGGTTAAGACTGAAGGGtatgactcgtttaattaaatgggtagACTTATtgttgacttatataatcttatatacaTACCTTAATGCGATATATACAAACATGAATTATTACCCCTAGTTGTGAGATGTTAAGGCAATAGTTTTCACTATAGTAACAATTGCCAATAAGTTCAACATATTTGACccatattctcctacaaattcaatagatcaacaaTTAGATTTGTAGTGTCCATCATTGACTTATATGGTgtccacataagtccacaaatctaattgttGGTTTGTAAGGTAAATGAGccaaatatagagaaaatattgacctctagcatttctcaattggAAATAGTAATCTAATAATGAACTTCAATCACTATTGTTTTCCAAAACTGCATTCTCAcattaggaaaagaaaaaaaaaaaaaaaaaaaaaacacactcacacacaACAAATACACTCTccaaacacattaacaaatatattcatttttctttccaattcgaatttatttgatttaagaagaaagaaatgtaTACCAATAAATTTGGCATGCACCAAAATTTTGAGTATACTGCTCTGAGTTTACAAGGTTTTTACTTGGTGTAAACCAAATTTGTTCCTATTACTAATGGAAGGGGAAGAATGTGACTGTTATAATGTTAAATTTTATCCATCTGGTAATTGAGGTTTGATGCTCACAATAGCTAGAAAAACTTCATTGCAGGATCCAGGAACTCCCACCAGCAGAAGGCAGTGGATGTCCATTAATTTGGGAACTGAAATCTTTAAGGACCAAGTTGCTCAATGGACTGTTAGTGACTTAGTCACGGgttaatcaaaataattagaaaGTTATTTTGACTAGTCTT
Coding sequences within it:
- the LOC132171190 gene encoding heavy metal-associated isoprenylated plant protein 39-like, translating into MKKVILKVLLTDDRSKQKAMKSVSGLKGVESISMDMKEQKMTVIGDIDPVDVVNKLRKISSTEILSVETAKEVKNYERKKEEPKKEEKKCEMAPPMVHYQAYSTFQRFQPKDDDVAKLENAYQAYNPYNKRKNN